A window of Abditibacteriota bacterium genomic DNA:
TGCTATCGTCAAAGAGATGATACCACCTTGCGAAAAGTCTCCTCAGATTATTTATTCCAGTGAAGTGTATGTTGACCTCGATCGATAAAAGAGATGCCTTACCAAGCCGGAGAAGGGTATTGAGCCGGTGATAGCGTGATGCCTGTTATTGGACTGAAAAATGACTGTGTGCACGGTTTTGTCAATCCTGTGTATGTTCGTTGTTCCGGGACGAGGCGACACGATTGAAATAATAGAGTGAGATTGAGAAGCCAGTCTGTAGGAATGTAGACATAATCTAAGTAAGTGATAAAGAGGCAAGTATGACTTGTCTCAAGCGCGGAAAGAGGGGTGGCTATTACCGCCTGTCCTGATAAATGCTATGATATGGATATCGTTTTTTTTAGGAGTATAATATGCCGGTTGATCAAAAAAATATAGTCAGCAAAATGTCCTGGTTCACTCACACAGCCGCCAAAGAACTGTGTACATGGCTGAAGAGGCGCATGCCTCGTGATGGAGGCGATTGGTGGCAAGATATGGTGCTGGATAATCTGAGCCAGTCTGAGAGGCTGATCGTTCAGGAGAATCATTATTCAAAGCTTGATGACCTGGATCTTGCTATGCTGCTGCGTGTGACAGATAAAAACTGGAATTATTTCGCTCAACCTGGCTCTTTTTGGCATTCGGACAGAGAGTGCGTAAAAGAAATGATCAGAGTCCGCAACAGGTGGGCTCATCCATCTGCTGAACTGACCGGTAAAGACGCTATCATTCAGGATCTTGCCACACTGAATGATTTTTTTGATTTTGTGATGCCCGAAAACACGTATTCTTCTGACATCGCCTCATTCAGGACGTCGGTAGCAAATATGTCATTTGCAGAACCGGCTCCGCAAGCGGTTGTGGTGCCGACAGTCACGGTATCCGAGTCTGACTCCGGCATCCATGAAAAAGACGAGGTATATCCGGTGAGCGATCCGGATGCCAGAGGCCTCGTTGTGTCAATAGTCGAATCGGGCGGCCATAAGGAATATTCGGTATTTATCAACAACGGCTTTAGTACTTTTTACGAAGGTCAGATACGCAAAGTTGCCCCAAAGGCGCCTTATACTGAGATAGACAAAGACACTCTTCTGTCCCGACTGACGGCATATGAGATCAACCACCCATCGGCCGGCAGTCTCTATTCAATGAACGCCGCCAAGATCGACTATGTGCCTTATCAATTCCGTCCGGTGCTCAAGCTGATACGTTCCGACGAGCCCAGGATCCTGATAGCCGACAGCGTAGGCGTAGGCAAGACCATTGAAGCAGGCCTGATCATCAAAGAGCTGGAGGCCCGCAGCGACCTTGAAAAGGTGCTCATCATCTGTCCGAAGCCCCTGGTGGCAGAGCGCAAATGGGAGCTGGAAATGAAGCGCTTTGAGGAGAATGACTTTGTCACCCTTGACAAACAGCTGCTCACGCGGGCGATAGAGGATTGCCACCTGGATGAGACCTGGCCCCACAAATACAACAAAGCGATAATCCCATATTCCGTGTTGGACAGTACTATATATGAAAACCTTGCCGAAAAGGAGTGGCATCGCGGTCATATGGGGCTTGATCCCGCGCCGCACTTTGACCTGGTGATCATAGACGAGGCTCATCACATCCGCAAGGGCACCATGATGAAGGATAAGGCTTTTCAGTACAAATGCATCCACTATCTTTGCGAGCACGCTTCGGCTGTGGTGATGCTTACAGCAACTCCATTGCAGACGGATGATGATGACCTGTTTACCTTGCTGAATCTGCTGAGGCCCGATCTCATATTGGACAAAGAAGTGTTTGCTATGATGATGAGGCCCAACCAATACATCTACAATTGTTCCTGCGCCATTCGCAGCGGCGCTAAGGATTGGGCCCGGACAGCCATAGACGAACTGAAAAAGGTAACAACCACTGACTGGGGCGAGAATGTCATTGCCAGGAACCCTCTTTACGAGGACATCCTGTCGCGTCTGGCAAATTGTATCGGTCTGACCGACAAAGACCGGGAGCGCCAGGAACGCGTGAGCCTGGCCTATGACGTGGAGTCGTTGCATACCCTGAACAATATGCTCAACCGTACCCGCAGAAAGGACATAGAAATGAACTTCTGCACGCGGCGCAGCTACACGGTGTCTGTCAAATTTACGGAGAGACAGCGGGAGCTGCATGACGCCTTGCTGAACTTTGAAGAATTCGCCCTGAACAAGATCCACAACAGAGGCGTCAAGTTTATGATGAGCACCATCAGGCGTCAGGCCTCCAGCTGTATCTTCGCTCTCGCGCCTTACGTTAACGACCTTATCGAAAGGCGAATGGATCGAATAGACCTCGATTTTGATGATGACGACCTGGAGATCAGAGACGTTGTCTTCACCGGAGAGGAACTCTTGGCTATGCTTGCTGAAAAGCTGCTGACACTGTCAAAGGACCTGCCCGAAGAAGACCCCAAGTTTGACAAGATCATCGAGATCATAGAGGAAAAACAAAAACAGCAGAACAACAAGATCATCCTGTTCAGCACCTTCCGCCGTACACTTGATTATTTGGAAGATAAACTGAAGAAGAGAGGATACAGGGTGGCGCAGGTCCACGGCGGAATAAGAGACGAAGAGCGCCGGCAACTGACCAATCGGTTCAGGATGGACAAAAACGACCCCGATGCGCTGGATATACTGCTCTTTACCGAGGTGGGCTCCGAGGGCCTGGACTACCAGTTCTGCGACACCATGATCAACTATGACCTTCCCTGGAACCCTATGAAGATCGAGCAGCGCATAGGACGCATCGACCGCCGCGGCCAAAAGAGCGAGGTCGTCCACATATACAACGTCATCACCGAAGACACGGTGGATGCAGAAATATACGAGCGCTGTCTCTTGCGAATAGGGATATTTGAGCGAAGTATCGGCGAATGCGAAGCGATCCTTGCCGACATGAGCAAAGAGCTGAACACGATAGCTTCCGGAGAGCTGACCGATGAAGAGCGTCAAAAAAAGCTGCAGCAACTGGCTGATAATGAGGTGAGGCAGATCCAGGAGGAAGCTCGCAGAGAAGAAGACGAAAAGGCTTTGTTCGGTTTTTCATTTGCAAGGACTGCTCACGCAAAAGATCTCAAAGACGCGGAAAGTCTGTGGGTGTCGCCGCAGGCGATCCGCAGGCTGATAGTCAGGTATTTTGCGGACAGGCTGGGAGACAAAGAAGTCTTTAGCGGAAAGCAGATGCAGCTTGGTAAAGAGTCAAAGCAGGCTCTGCTGGAAGACTATCGCAAGCTGCCAAAGAGCAGCTCGAGTGTTTATGCTGCATGGGCGGCCTATCTGAAGGACTATTCGGCAGACAAACGGTGGCACCAGGTCGCCTTTACTCCGGAAGACGCAGACGTGGAGCCAAAGCCCTTTTTCTTCACTCCTACTCATCCTTTGGTGAAGCAGGCGGCGCGTCACTTTTCCGACAGTTCCGAGTCGTTTGTCCGTCTGACATGCATTTCAGATACTTTGCCTGCCGGAGTGTATCCTTTTTCGCTTTACGGCTGGACTTACAAGGGCCTTTCGCCGAGATACAGGGTAGTTCCCATATGTGAGGACCCCGAGATCGGCAGCGAGTTCGGAGAATTGCTGCAGTTCGCAGAGTCGTCCGCAGGGACTGATATGCCTGCCAAAGAAACCTGGGAGAAGCTTGACGGGATTCAATACACTCGGTGGCAGAGCGAGAAAGAGAAGTATCTTACGGATATCAGGAAGAACGCAGATTACAAGCTGGAAAGCCTGAAGAGCAGCTTTGGCAAGAGACGGGCTACTTTGGAGTCTCAGATCAGAGAAGCAGAGAATGCAAAGCTCCGCAGAATGTTTGAGGGCGAGCTGGAAAAAGCCCGGGCTCAATACGAGCGCAAAACAGAGGAGATACGGCAGCGCGCGGAGAGCGCAGACATACATACGGCTAATATCGCGCACGGCGTGATTGAAATAAGGAGAAGCTGATGGCTAATGACATTGATATTGTTAGAAGCTACATAAATGCATTGGGAGTCATTGTCCGCCTATATACAGACAGAACTCATTTTTTATACGAGCTGCTGCAGAACGCAGAGGATGCTTTGGCTACACGTATCCGTTTTGTGCTGAAGCCAGACAGGTTTGAAGTGTTTCACAACGGCAAGCCTTTTACCGAAGCAGACTATAAAGCTATACGCGATGTGGGTAATTCCATTAAGGCTGAAGATATCAACAAGATCGGCGAATTCGGGGTGGGGTTCAAGTCTGTATATGTGATCTGCTCCGAAGTATTTCTTTACAGCGACCCCGGGCATTATAAAAAAGAGTGCGATCCGGATACGATGCCGCGGTTTGCAAAAAGAATACACGAGTTTTATAAATCGAAAGATTTAGAATACGAAGATCTGCCCGGGCGTTTTACCACCAGGTTTGTGTTTCCGTATTGCGTAGATAAACAGTATTCCGGATACAATAATACGGCCGAGCTGAAAAAAGATATTTCCAACAGATTGATGGAGCTCGGACAAAAGACGCTTCTCTTTATGAAGAATCTGAAAGCCATTGAATACAGCTTAGAGACAGATGGCGAGTCGTATGAGGGCAAATACAGCCTGAAAAAAGAAGCGGTCAAGCTGAAAAACGATATGGTAAACAACGTGAGCCTGCAGATCGTTTCGCCTGACAGCGAGTCTGAAGATGAGACCAGTTACCTGCATTTTTCGCGTCCTATTCCCGATGGATCCGGCAGGACCGTGGATATTGCGTTCCCGGTCGAGCGTGAAGGAAACGGTTTTCAGTGCATAGACGAGGACAATCCGTATGTGTACGTGTATTTCCCTACGGGAACGAGGAGCGATCTGAACTTCATTGTGCAGGGGCCTTACGGGACAACGCCCGACAGGAGCGGCATTCCCATCAACGAGGACAACCAAAAGCTTGTAAAAGAGACTGCCAGGTTGTTGCATGACAGCCTGATCATATTGAGAGACAAAGGCTGGCTGAATATGAGCTTTATCAAGATGCTGCCTTTGAAAAAGAGATATACCGGTCTGTTTGATCTGTTGTACGATTCGACGAACCAAATGTTTAGGGGTGAAGCGATCATCCCTGCCCAGGTTCCGGGTAAGTATGTATATGCAGACAATGCCAAGCTTGCAGACGGCAGGGCCTTGATCAGGCTGTTGGACGATTCCAAGCTGACGAGATTGATCAGCAACGGCATATCTTATAGATGGCTGCCTGAAGATGTGACCAAGAACAACAAAGAGTATGATGAGGTGTTCAGGTACTTTACAAACGACCTGAATATTGAAGCTATAGAGGTCTCGGATCTGGTAAGACTCATTGGTCAAAATGAGGACTTTCTCAAAGGCATGCCGGACGAGTGGCTGGTGGATCTTTACAAGCTCTTTAACAACAATCCTGCTCTGTTTACGCGCGGCAGAAAAGAAAACAAGAATACGCTGACCAAGATCAAATTCATCAAAAGCTCAACAGGATATTTTTATGCGCCATACAAGCAAATTGATCCTGATTGTATTCACAATCTGTTTCTTCCTCCAAAAAACGGTCAGGAATGCGATGGTATCAAGACAGTAAAGCGAGAATTGTACGAGGGGTGCCCCGAGTTCTTCAAGGACGTGCTGAGAATCGATGAAGCTGACGATGTTGACATAAGAATAAGGAAGATCAAAAGAAGGTGGATACAAACCGAATGGGACCAGTCGAATAGCTCTCAGTATATCGAGGATACGGCTTTCCTGATAGAGTATTATGATGCTTATCCTGAAGTTAACGAAATGCTTGATAAATACTTGCGCATAGTCTGCAGTGACGGCACGATGCAAAGCCCGAGAGCAAGACATATCTTTACCCCTGTATCATCAGACGGTATAGATATTGAGGGATATCTGCGCAACCTGGGATTGGAACACGTCTTCTTTTTGGATTTGCAGCTGTACGAAAGACACGGCATTTCAGTTGACATGTTGAAACAGTTTGGCGTCAAGGATTCGGTGGAGTCCTACAAAGGCACTGTCGATCTGACCTTGTTGTATATTGACCCCGTGCTGAGTTACGTAAAAGCCAATCCGGAAGAACCTGACGCCAAGGTCAAATCCGCGACAATAATGAAATACCTCATTAAA
This region includes:
- a CDS encoding DEAD/DEAH box helicase family protein, with product MPVDQKNIVSKMSWFTHTAAKELCTWLKRRMPRDGGDWWQDMVLDNLSQSERLIVQENHYSKLDDLDLAMLLRVTDKNWNYFAQPGSFWHSDRECVKEMIRVRNRWAHPSAELTGKDAIIQDLATLNDFFDFVMPENTYSSDIASFRTSVANMSFAEPAPQAVVVPTVTVSESDSGIHEKDEVYPVSDPDARGLVVSIVESGGHKEYSVFINNGFSTFYEGQIRKVAPKAPYTEIDKDTLLSRLTAYEINHPSAGSLYSMNAAKIDYVPYQFRPVLKLIRSDEPRILIADSVGVGKTIEAGLIIKELEARSDLEKVLIICPKPLVAERKWELEMKRFEENDFVTLDKQLLTRAIEDCHLDETWPHKYNKAIIPYSVLDSTIYENLAEKEWHRGHMGLDPAPHFDLVIIDEAHHIRKGTMMKDKAFQYKCIHYLCEHASAVVMLTATPLQTDDDDLFTLLNLLRPDLILDKEVFAMMMRPNQYIYNCSCAIRSGAKDWARTAIDELKKVTTTDWGENVIARNPLYEDILSRLANCIGLTDKDRERQERVSLAYDVESLHTLNNMLNRTRRKDIEMNFCTRRSYTVSVKFTERQRELHDALLNFEEFALNKIHNRGVKFMMSTIRRQASSCIFALAPYVNDLIERRMDRIDLDFDDDDLEIRDVVFTGEELLAMLAEKLLTLSKDLPEEDPKFDKIIEIIEEKQKQQNNKIILFSTFRRTLDYLEDKLKKRGYRVAQVHGGIRDEERRQLTNRFRMDKNDPDALDILLFTEVGSEGLDYQFCDTMINYDLPWNPMKIEQRIGRIDRRGQKSEVVHIYNVITEDTVDAEIYERCLLRIGIFERSIGECEAILADMSKELNTIASGELTDEERQKKLQQLADNEVRQIQEEARREEDEKALFGFSFARTAHAKDLKDAESLWVSPQAIRRLIVRYFADRLGDKEVFSGKQMQLGKESKQALLEDYRKLPKSSSSVYAAWAAYLKDYSADKRWHQVAFTPEDADVEPKPFFFTPTHPLVKQAARHFSDSSESFVRLTCISDTLPAGVYPFSLYGWTYKGLSPRYRVVPICEDPEIGSEFGELLQFAESSAGTDMPAKETWEKLDGIQYTRWQSEKEKYLTDIRKNADYKLESLKSSFGKRRATLESQIREAENAKLRRMFEGELEKARAQYERKTEEIRQRAESADIHTANIAHGVIEIRRS